A single genomic interval of Lewinellaceae bacterium harbors:
- a CDS encoding FecR domain-containing protein, translating to MEVSKYIMLFHKKLKGEINSQEQQELSDWLQRENRRGFTEELEKAWSLSTRYKEGYEPDMDAGLARLQQRIAEAKQPGKRRALTPPPRRRSFRWLSLAAAFALLATVGWWWMSNRTVGDEGNALLYTTGPGESEEIILPDGSSAVLNENSFLSVNPEFQNASERLVELAGEAYFKVTPNPSRPFRITTPDAMVEVLGTAFNLRSYPDEGFTEVEVEEGSVRLSGLDNENAIQLAPGQRGICRPGAAMNAKASPGLNAQSWRTQRLQFRDMPLKEALNCLERHFKVDLKLANGEIADCSITTKFDNVSLPEVFEAFKLIFDVQVQEVEGGYLLKGGRCEMAGSEIR from the coding sequence ATGGAGGTTTCAAAGTACATTATGCTCTTTCACAAAAAGTTGAAGGGCGAGATCAATTCACAGGAACAACAGGAACTCAGCGATTGGCTGCAGCGGGAAAACCGCCGTGGCTTCACCGAGGAACTGGAAAAGGCATGGAGCCTCAGCACGCGCTATAAAGAGGGCTACGAGCCGGATATGGATGCCGGCCTGGCTCGCCTGCAGCAACGAATTGCTGAGGCTAAACAGCCTGGGAAGCGGCGGGCATTGACGCCCCCGCCGCGCCGCCGCTCCTTCCGCTGGCTGTCTCTTGCCGCCGCATTCGCCCTTTTGGCTACCGTAGGCTGGTGGTGGATGAGTAACAGAACTGTCGGCGATGAAGGAAATGCCCTTCTTTACACCACCGGCCCCGGCGAATCCGAGGAGATAATCCTGCCCGACGGCTCTTCTGCCGTTCTGAATGAAAATTCCTTCCTGTCGGTAAACCCCGAATTTCAAAACGCTTCCGAACGCCTGGTTGAACTCGCCGGCGAAGCTTACTTTAAAGTAACCCCCAATCCTTCCCGGCCCTTTCGCATTACGACTCCCGACGCAATGGTGGAGGTACTGGGCACCGCCTTCAACCTGCGGTCCTACCCCGATGAAGGCTTCACGGAAGTAGAAGTCGAAGAAGGCAGCGTGCGCCTGTCCGGGCTGGATAATGAAAATGCCATCCAACTGGCGCCCGGCCAGCGCGGCATCTGCCGCCCCGGCGCCGCCATGAACGCCAAAGCCTCGCCCGGCCTCAACGCCCAATCCTGGCGCACCCAGCGCCTGCAATTCCGCGATATGCCACTAAAGGAAGCCCTGAACTGCCTGGAGCGCCATTTTAAAGTAGATTTGAAACTGGCAAACGGCGAGATTGCCGACTGCAGCATTACCACCAAGTTCGACAACGTCAGCCTTCCGGAGGTTTTTGAGGCGTTTAAGCTGATCTTTGATGTGCAGGTTCAGGAAGTGGAGGGAGGTTATTTGCTGAAAGGGGGGAGGTGCGAAATGGCCGGCTCGGAAATCCGATAA
- a CDS encoding RNA polymerase sigma-70 factor — translation MQQNYTDKELLELLEKDDELAISLIFRAYYSYLCKAAYKIIPDSNLAEDLSQEVFFELWRKKGQLQVNTSLKAYLRRAVVNRALNYIRDQKIKFADENPYPLPSTEANAGQQMEADELQQRIDEAIDRLPARCRIVFVLSRFEDMTYQQIGDALDISVKTVENQISKALRILREALGPFLSLLLLLAMI, via the coding sequence TTGCAACAAAATTATACCGATAAAGAGCTCCTGGAGCTTCTTGAAAAAGACGATGAACTGGCCATCAGCCTGATCTTTCGGGCTTACTACAGTTACCTCTGCAAGGCGGCCTACAAGATCATACCCGACAGCAATTTGGCGGAAGACCTCAGCCAGGAGGTTTTTTTCGAACTCTGGCGCAAAAAGGGGCAGTTGCAGGTCAACACCTCTCTGAAGGCTTATCTGCGCCGCGCCGTCGTCAACCGGGCCCTGAATTACATCCGCGACCAGAAAATCAAATTTGCGGATGAAAATCCGTATCCGCTGCCAAGCACAGAGGCGAACGCGGGGCAACAAATGGAGGCGGATGAGCTGCAGCAACGCATCGACGAGGCGATCGACCGTTTGCCCGCCCGATGCCGTATCGTCTTCGTGTTGAGCCGGTTTGAGGATATGACCTACCAGCAAATCGGCGATGCCCTGGATATTTCGGTGAAAACCGTGGAAAACCAGATATCCAAAGCGCTCCGGATTTTGCGCGAAGCGCTGGGGCCGTTCCTCAGTTTGCTGTTGCTCCTGGCGATGATATGA
- a CDS encoding alanine:cation symporter family protein, with the protein MKRPLLSLFASLLTPLAVFAQDAPGGWDQRINEAVQPITDAVAGTVFYAVQLGDSASTAMPLVIIMLLTAAIIFTIYFRFVQFRRFKLAIDTVRGKYSDPNDEGEVSHFQALTAALSGTVGLGNIAGVAIAVSIGGPGATLWMIMAGLLGMASKFTECTLGVKYRDVGPDGTVYGGPMYYLTKGLKEKGMPGLGKFLAVFFAIMCIGGSFGGGNMFQANQAAQQFNSMIGATSGSAGLVFGVFLAFMVAIVIIGGIKRIGSVTEKVVPFMCGIYVLAALIIILAHATLIPQAFAEIFSGAFTPAGISGGIVGVLVQGFRRAAFSNEAGVGSAAIAHSAVRTENPASEGIVALLEPFIDTVVVCTMTALVIVIFNMDAQFVYGDVVGNNVLLNSSGERVGGVTLTSIAFAEVIPWFPYVLTIAVVLFAFSTMLSWSYYGLQSWMFLFGRSKVSDYTYKILFCIFVILGSAASLTAVTDFSDAMIFAMAIPNLTGLMILLPRVREEVNKYVRKIETGEIETVK; encoded by the coding sequence ATGAAAAGGCCTTTACTCTCACTTTTTGCAAGCCTGCTGACACCTCTGGCCGTTTTTGCCCAGGATGCCCCCGGAGGATGGGACCAACGGATCAACGAAGCCGTACAGCCGATAACCGACGCCGTTGCCGGCACAGTATTCTACGCTGTACAACTAGGAGATTCCGCTTCGACTGCCATGCCGCTGGTAATCATCATGCTACTCACGGCGGCAATTATCTTTACCATTTATTTCCGCTTTGTCCAGTTCCGCCGGTTCAAACTGGCGATCGATACCGTCCGGGGAAAGTATTCCGACCCCAATGACGAAGGAGAAGTTTCCCACTTTCAGGCCCTTACCGCCGCTCTTTCCGGAACGGTGGGCCTGGGCAATATTGCCGGGGTGGCCATAGCCGTGTCCATTGGCGGCCCGGGCGCCACCTTATGGATGATCATGGCCGGCTTGCTGGGCATGGCCTCCAAGTTTACCGAGTGTACCCTGGGGGTAAAATACCGGGATGTAGGCCCGGACGGCACCGTATACGGCGGCCCAATGTATTATCTGACCAAAGGACTCAAGGAAAAAGGGATGCCTGGTTTAGGAAAGTTCCTGGCGGTATTTTTCGCCATCATGTGCATCGGCGGTTCCTTTGGCGGCGGCAATATGTTTCAGGCTAACCAGGCAGCCCAGCAATTCAACTCCATGATCGGCGCCACTTCGGGTTCTGCCGGCTTGGTTTTTGGGGTTTTCCTGGCGTTCATGGTGGCCATAGTCATTATCGGCGGCATCAAGCGCATAGGCTCAGTTACTGAAAAAGTAGTGCCCTTCATGTGTGGCATTTACGTGCTGGCCGCTCTTATCATCATCCTCGCACACGCTACCCTCATCCCCCAGGCCTTTGCCGAGATTTTCAGCGGCGCTTTTACGCCGGCGGGTATCAGCGGCGGCATCGTAGGTGTTCTGGTGCAAGGCTTCCGCCGCGCTGCTTTCTCCAATGAAGCCGGCGTGGGTTCGGCCGCTATCGCCCACTCGGCGGTCCGCACCGAAAACCCGGCCAGCGAAGGGATCGTCGCTCTCCTGGAACCTTTCATTGACACCGTAGTGGTTTGCACGATGACCGCTCTGGTGATCGTCATCTTCAATATGGATGCCCAATTCGTCTACGGCGATGTCGTAGGCAACAACGTCTTACTGAACTCCTCCGGAGAACGCGTCGGCGGCGTGACCCTCACCTCCATTGCCTTCGCCGAAGTGATCCCCTGGTTCCCTTATGTCCTGACAATCGCCGTGGTGCTCTTTGCCTTTTCCACCATGCTCTCCTGGTCTTACTATGGCCTGCAAAGCTGGATGTTCCTCTTTGGCAGGAGCAAAGTGTCGGATTACACCTACAAGATCCTGTTCTGCATATTCGTCATCCTGGGCTCCGCCGCCAGCCTGACGGCAGTGACCGACTTTTCCGACGCCATGATCTTCGCCATGGCCATTCCCAACCTGACCGGGCTGATGATCCTGCTGCCCCGGGTGAGGGAGGAGGTCAATAAGTATGTGAGAAAGATAGAGACTGGGGAGATTGAGACGGTGAAGTAG
- a CDS encoding GNAT family N-acetyltransferase has protein sequence MPLSFSELRTPRLILRELSPPVVRHLFNNHTGPEIFHLLGCGSEQDYQAVKERYWINFIDNPRLSFRTWLLIDPKTNGLIGDCSFHSWWVRHQYAEAGYGIWDDLYKGKGLMSEALERVLEVGFREMKLQRVEAFVVPGNKPSIRILQKFGFRREGFLRRRFNNEGRMENTLAFSLLPEEFEGRNTPMGIKELVAGFENRSLPSTAWTHEAHLSVGLWYILEYGLDVALCRIRPGIIAYNLASGGENTPDSGYHETLTIFWMRILYRFVQENVGSRRYETIRQELFSSFYADKELPLKYYSREVLFSARARGQWVEPNLKAL, from the coding sequence ATGCCGCTTTCCTTTTCAGAACTACGGACCCCGCGCCTTATCCTCCGGGAACTCAGCCCGCCGGTGGTCCGGCATTTGTTCAACAACCACACCGGCCCGGAAATCTTCCATCTGCTGGGTTGTGGCTCTGAGCAGGATTATCAGGCGGTTAAAGAACGCTACTGGATAAATTTTATCGACAACCCGCGCCTCTCTTTCCGCACCTGGCTGCTGATCGACCCCAAAACCAATGGCCTGATCGGCGATTGCAGCTTCCACAGCTGGTGGGTGCGCCATCAATATGCCGAAGCCGGGTATGGCATCTGGGATGACCTCTACAAAGGCAAAGGGCTGATGAGCGAAGCCCTGGAGCGCGTGCTTGAGGTAGGTTTTCGGGAAATGAAACTGCAGCGGGTCGAGGCGTTCGTCGTTCCGGGCAATAAACCGTCGATCCGGATACTACAGAAGTTCGGTTTTCGAAGGGAAGGCTTCCTGCGCCGGCGGTTCAACAATGAAGGCAGGATGGAAAACACCCTCGCTTTTTCCCTGCTGCCCGAAGAGTTTGAGGGCCGCAACACCCCAATGGGCATCAAAGAACTGGTGGCCGGCTTCGAAAACCGCTCGCTTCCTTCTACCGCCTGGACACACGAAGCCCACCTTTCCGTTGGGCTTTGGTATATTCTGGAATACGGCCTGGATGTCGCTCTGTGCAGGATCCGGCCCGGCATCATCGCCTACAACCTGGCTTCGGGAGGAGAAAACACCCCGGACAGCGGATACCACGAGACGCTGACCATCTTCTGGATGCGCATCCTCTATCGGTTTGTTCAGGAAAATGTTGGCAGCAGGCGGTACGAAACCATCCGCCAGGAATTGTTCAGCAGTTTTTATGCCGATAAGGAACTGCCCCTAAAGTACTATTCCCGTGAAGTTCTGTTTTCCGCCCGCGCCAGAGGGCAATGGGTGGAGCCAAATCTGAAAGCGCTATAA
- a CDS encoding phosphatase PAP2 family protein: MRKGDTLQTVVGENKWFFLPFGLFLIVGAALLAILDTGDAIFFFSDHRSHWGDLFFRYFTRMGEAPAYFLVLGALLFVGFRHVAALPLLGLCVGLLSFLSKELFRHDRPYLYFRKLGVFDQINAVEGVVLNGGNNSFPSGHTMSAFALYAFLALCLPRKKGAGLVLFLAALLVGISRIYLVQHFFKDIYLGSILGVLAALLMYFLQYRMDAPWMDRRLYLWQKPERKAKA, from the coding sequence ATGAGAAAGGGGGACACCCTACAAACGGTGGTTGGCGAGAACAAGTGGTTCTTCCTGCCTTTTGGCTTATTTCTGATAGTGGGGGCAGCGCTTCTCGCCATCCTCGACACCGGCGACGCTATTTTTTTCTTCAGCGACCACCGCAGCCATTGGGGAGATCTTTTTTTCCGTTATTTTACCAGGATGGGGGAAGCCCCTGCTTATTTCCTGGTGCTGGGCGCCCTTCTTTTTGTCGGCTTCCGCCATGTAGCCGCCCTTCCATTGCTGGGCCTCTGCGTCGGGCTGTTGAGTTTCCTGTCCAAAGAGCTGTTCCGGCACGACCGGCCTTATCTCTACTTCCGGAAATTGGGTGTTTTTGACCAGATCAATGCCGTCGAGGGCGTGGTGCTCAACGGTGGCAACAACAGCTTTCCTTCCGGGCATACCATGTCGGCCTTCGCTTTGTACGCCTTCCTGGCCCTGTGCCTGCCCCGGAAGAAAGGAGCAGGGTTGGTTCTTTTTCTGGCCGCTCTGCTGGTCGGAATCTCCCGGATTTACCTGGTGCAGCATTTTTTTAAAGACATCTACCTGGGGTCTATCCTGGGAGTGCTGGCCGCCCTGCTGATGTATTTCCTTCAGTACAGAATGGATGCTCCCTGGATGGACCGCAGGCTCTATTTGTGGCAAAAGCCGGAAAGGAAGGCGAAAGCCTGA
- a CDS encoding LptF/LptG family permease, translating to MKQLDRLMITSFFPPFLVTFMIAMFVLVMQVLWLYIDDIAGKGLGFFLIIELLAYKCVSLIPMALPLAVLISSVMVLGNLAERYELSSFKSAGVSLWRIMRPMMFFAAGATAFSFFCSNNLIPVANLKFGSRMYDIQRQKPSLRLDAGVFNDDFDGYAIHIGKKSADGKSIEHVLIYDHTDAAKGRLSQIVAESGEMYATEDGSYFVMNLRNGHQYMETEPSASGSRRSFPFVRTNFSSWNKVFDLGEFQLNRTNEDLFKSNRSMLTSGQLQEAVDSLDIKISRREKSMSNQVANFFSFMEIDSTYISEPGEEEEGAPPPQEEEQEQQETETAPAAAESGEAEAPEAVSVLDLERANGQAPSRTAISTARRQFEGNPLEQKIEKPINEYKHFYELFNNADQRRLRNKAKSFIRSIHAHSESAERSLDRLLEARVKHIYELHTKYSMAVICFIFLFVGAPMGAIVRKGGFGYPILIAIIFFMLFIVLTIFCRKIAETFVLPAAAAAWVPCGVLFPIGLLLTVKAMNDSKLVNPDRFFIFFNKVFKRMKP from the coding sequence ATGAAGCAGTTGGATCGCCTGATGATCACCAGTTTTTTTCCACCATTCCTGGTGACCTTCATGATCGCCATGTTCGTGCTGGTGATGCAGGTGCTGTGGTTGTACATAGACGATATAGCGGGCAAGGGGCTGGGGTTTTTCCTGATCATCGAGCTGCTGGCCTACAAGTGCGTTTCGCTCATACCCATGGCCCTGCCGCTGGCCGTCCTCATCTCTTCGGTGATGGTGCTGGGCAACCTGGCGGAGCGTTACGAACTGTCGAGCTTCAAATCGGCAGGCGTCTCCCTGTGGCGGATCATGCGGCCGATGATGTTCTTCGCCGCCGGCGCCACGGCCTTCTCTTTTTTCTGTTCCAACAACCTCATCCCGGTGGCCAACCTGAAGTTTGGCTCCCGCATGTACGATATTCAGCGGCAGAAGCCGTCCCTGCGGCTCGATGCGGGCGTTTTCAACGATGATTTTGACGGTTACGCCATTCACATCGGAAAAAAATCCGCCGATGGCAAAAGCATTGAGCATGTCCTGATCTACGACCACACCGACGCCGCCAAGGGGCGGCTCAGCCAGATCGTGGCCGAAAGCGGCGAGATGTACGCCACCGAAGACGGCAGCTACTTTGTGATGAACCTCCGCAACGGCCACCAGTATATGGAAACGGAGCCTTCGGCGTCGGGTTCCCGCCGGTCGTTTCCTTTCGTTCGCACCAATTTCAGCAGTTGGAACAAGGTGTTCGACCTGGGGGAATTCCAACTCAACCGCACGAATGAAGATCTTTTTAAGTCGAACCGCAGCATGCTGACCAGCGGCCAGTTGCAGGAGGCAGTAGACTCGCTGGACATCAAAATCTCCCGCCGCGAGAAGAGCATGTCCAACCAGGTCGCCAACTTTTTCTCTTTCATGGAAATAGACAGCACCTACATCAGCGAACCGGGTGAAGAGGAGGAAGGGGCGCCGCCGCCGCAGGAAGAAGAGCAAGAGCAACAAGAAACCGAAACTGCGCCGGCCGCTGCTGAAAGTGGGGAAGCCGAAGCTCCGGAAGCCGTTTCTGTCCTGGATTTGGAACGGGCCAACGGGCAGGCGCCGTCCCGAACTGCCATTTCCACAGCGCGGCGGCAATTTGAAGGCAACCCCCTGGAACAAAAAATCGAAAAACCAATCAACGAATACAAACACTTCTACGAGCTGTTCAACAACGCGGACCAGCGGCGCCTTCGCAACAAAGCTAAGTCTTTCATCCGGAGCATCCACGCCCATTCCGAATCGGCCGAGCGGTCGCTCGACCGCCTGCTGGAAGCCCGGGTCAAGCACATCTATGAATTGCATACCAAGTACAGCATGGCGGTCATCTGCTTTATTTTCCTGTTCGTGGGGGCGCCCATGGGAGCCATCGTGCGCAAAGGCGGATTTGGCTACCCCATCCTGATCGCCATCATCTTCTTTATGTTGTTTATTGTGCTGACCATCTTCTGCCGCAAAATTGCAGAAACCTTCGTGCTGCCTGCCGCTGCGGCCGCCTGGGTGCCCTGCGGCGTGCTTTTCCCCATCGGGCTTCTCCTGACAGTCAAAGCGATGAACGACAGCAAACTGGTCAACCCGGATCGCTTCTTCATCTTCTTCAATAAGGTTTTTAAACGCATGAAGCCATGA
- a CDS encoding RNA polymerase sigma factor, translating to MNLEEFKKDILPIKNKLYRMALRITANPAEAEDVVQEVFIKVWEQRHSMDEVLNIGAWCMQMAKNRAIDKKRLRYNQAEGLEMAYGLSSNDQDPGRQAEINDAVGQVKVLMRELPDNQKIAMQLRDIEGLSYQEICETLDMPLNQVKTNIFRARKHIRSKLMQLWTIK from the coding sequence ATGAACCTCGAAGAATTTAAAAAGGACATATTGCCCATCAAGAACAAGCTCTACCGCATGGCGCTGCGCATCACCGCCAACCCGGCTGAAGCGGAGGACGTCGTCCAGGAAGTCTTCATCAAAGTGTGGGAGCAGCGCCACAGCATGGACGAGGTCCTGAATATCGGCGCCTGGTGCATGCAGATGGCCAAAAACCGGGCCATCGACAAAAAGCGGCTGCGCTACAACCAGGCCGAAGGGCTGGAAATGGCCTACGGGCTGAGCAGCAATGACCAGGATCCCGGCAGGCAGGCGGAGATCAACGATGCCGTTGGCCAGGTGAAAGTACTGATGCGGGAATTGCCCGACAACCAAAAAATAGCGATGCAACTGCGCGACATCGAGGGCCTGAGCTACCAGGAGATTTGCGAAACCCTGGATATGCCCCTCAACCAGGTAAAAACCAATATTTTCAGAGCAAGGAAACACATTCGTTCGAAACTAATGCAATTATGGACTATAAAGTAA
- a CDS encoding DUF4252 domain-containing protein, which yields MKSFKFIVFALLMGVVSSAYAQTVNVNAIDKYFQKYVEDERFTVVYISSKLLNMFGKLDIKNMEMDDAQTKAIIELASDLEGIRILVAEENAAGFYKEAKTKINTKEYEVLMTVRDKDETNVDFLIKDDGNKMINELLLLVGGEDEFVLMSFVGKIDLDKVSKLINEFDDEGKAPTKEEKQ from the coding sequence ATGAAAAGCTTCAAATTCATTGTTTTTGCCCTTTTGATGGGCGTTGTATCTTCCGCTTATGCGCAAACTGTCAATGTTAACGCCATTGACAAATACTTTCAGAAGTACGTCGAAGACGAGCGTTTTACGGTGGTCTACATCAGCTCCAAATTGCTGAACATGTTCGGCAAGCTGGACATCAAAAACATGGAAATGGACGATGCCCAAACCAAGGCCATCATCGAGCTGGCCAGCGACCTGGAAGGCATCCGCATCCTGGTGGCGGAGGAGAACGCCGCCGGCTTTTACAAAGAGGCCAAAACCAAGATCAACACCAAGGAATACGAGGTATTGATGACGGTACGAGACAAAGACGAGACCAATGTCGATTTTCTGATCAAGGACGACGGCAATAAAATGATCAACGAATTGCTGCTGCTGGTCGGCGGCGAAGACGAGTTCGTGCTGATGAGCTTCGTCGGCAAGATCGACCTGGACAAAGTATCCAAACTCATCAACGAATTCGACGACGAGGGCAAGGCTCCTACGAAAGAAGAAAAGCAATAA